A single window of Oncorhynchus clarkii lewisi isolate Uvic-CL-2024 chromosome 10, UVic_Ocla_1.0, whole genome shotgun sequence DNA harbors:
- the LOC139419466 gene encoding cell adhesion molecule CEACAM21 isoform X2 produces the protein MMVNWLIFKRNSTEKLLFSRCPLQLVILLLTLSTTTHSGSPEVPGEGIWAILNKPIQFSGSSIPLKLIKTVEWRHKSGNSQTFCLLHKMDGNITNIFPACNGTAHFLSHNKTFVLYSVRAEDEGVYEERVIYKNNTMVSLNISLSIISPPSTLHISVNLSHALLTMTCEVKGSNLSYWWLKDDQPFLTDSRLLLGERNQTLQVNNLTKADCGKYTCLVANKAGLSQGHFQLTDNQSFVCKDGIVRATLPIGQREVLIMVILGICIFGLLIIIACIRRYHQEIRKHLAGLCNKEQHPVRNRRGRRDTPVSENHVYDEIGDEEEQLEQEVVIPLPCVYTDFLPNRKQAEPLKDFGYSTIGPASLSGVAVIEASEQGLE, from the exons ATGATGGTAAACTGGCTGATTTTTAAGAGAAATTCCACAGAAAAACTGTTATTCTCAAGATGTCCCCTCCAACTGGTTATTCTCCTATTGACCTTGAGCACCACAACACATTCAG gcAGTCCTGAAGTCCCAGGAGAAGGTATATGGGCTATATTAAACAAACCCATACAGTTTTCTGGATCCAGTATACCTTTGAAACTAATCAAAACAGTGGAATGGCGTCACAAAAGTGGAAACTCCCAGACATTCTGTCTTCTCCATAAAATGGATGGGAACATCACCAACATATTCCCTGCATGCAATGGCACTGCACACTTCCTTTCCCACAATAAAACCTTTGTTCTATACTCAGTGAGGGCAGAGGATGAAGGTGTCTATGAAGAAAGAGTGATTTATAAGAATAACACTATGGTCTCATTAAATATATCACTGTCAATCATTT ctcctccctccaccctgcaCATCAGCGTAAACTTATCCCACGCGCTGCTAACAATGACCTGTGAGGTCAAGGGGTCAAACCTCTCCTATTGGTGGCTGAAGGATGACCAGCCCTTCCTCACGGATTCCAGATTGTTATTGGGTGAGAGAAACCAAACCTTACAGGTGAACAACCTAACCAAGGCTGACTGTGGGAAATACACCTGCTTGGTGGCCAACAAGGCAGGCCTGTCACAGGGCCACTTCCAACTCACAG ATAACCAATCCTTTGTGTGTAAGGATGGAATTGTCCGAGCCACACTGCCAATAGGCCAGAGAGAAGTTCTAATCATGGTAATATTGGGCATCTGCATATTCGGCCTGCTCATCATCATTGCCTGCATCAGGAGATATCACCAGG AAATACGGAAGCATCTGGCAG GACTTTGCAACAAGGAGCAGCATCCTGTCAGAAACAGGAGAG GAAGGAGAGACACCCCTGTGTCCGAAAATCATGTGTATGATGAGATTGGAGatgaagag GAGCAGCTTGAACAAGAGGTGGTGATCCCATTGCCATGCGTCTACACAGACTTCCTTCCAAACAGAAAACAAGCAGAGCCCCTAAAGGACTTTGGGTACTCCACCATTGGGCCAGCTAGCCTAAGCGGAGTCGCAGTGATCGAGGCAAGCGAACAAGGTCTTGAAT GA
- the LOC139419466 gene encoding cell adhesion molecule CEACAM7 isoform X3: MMVNWLIFKRNSTEKLLFSRCPLQLVILLLTLSTTTHSGSPEVPGEGIWAILNKPIQFSGSSIPLKLIKTVEWRHKSGNSQTFCLLHKMDGNITNIFPACNGTAHFLSHNKTFVLYSVRAEDEGVYEERVIYKNNTMVSLNISLSIISPPSTLHISVNLSHALLTMTCEVKGSNLSYWWLKDDQPFLTDSRLLLGERNQTLQVNNLTKADCGKYTCLVANKAGLSQGHFQLTDNQSFVCKDGIVRATLPIGQREVLIMVILGICIFGLLIIIACIRRYHQGRNTEASGRTLQQGAASCQKQERYKQHNLKKASVLGMIKYHHYIILLL, encoded by the exons ATGATGGTAAACTGGCTGATTTTTAAGAGAAATTCCACAGAAAAACTGTTATTCTCAAGATGTCCCCTCCAACTGGTTATTCTCCTATTGACCTTGAGCACCACAACACATTCAG gcAGTCCTGAAGTCCCAGGAGAAGGTATATGGGCTATATTAAACAAACCCATACAGTTTTCTGGATCCAGTATACCTTTGAAACTAATCAAAACAGTGGAATGGCGTCACAAAAGTGGAAACTCCCAGACATTCTGTCTTCTCCATAAAATGGATGGGAACATCACCAACATATTCCCTGCATGCAATGGCACTGCACACTTCCTTTCCCACAATAAAACCTTTGTTCTATACTCAGTGAGGGCAGAGGATGAAGGTGTCTATGAAGAAAGAGTGATTTATAAGAATAACACTATGGTCTCATTAAATATATCACTGTCAATCATTT ctcctccctccaccctgcaCATCAGCGTAAACTTATCCCACGCGCTGCTAACAATGACCTGTGAGGTCAAGGGGTCAAACCTCTCCTATTGGTGGCTGAAGGATGACCAGCCCTTCCTCACGGATTCCAGATTGTTATTGGGTGAGAGAAACCAAACCTTACAGGTGAACAACCTAACCAAGGCTGACTGTGGGAAATACACCTGCTTGGTGGCCAACAAGGCAGGCCTGTCACAGGGCCACTTCCAACTCACAG ATAACCAATCCTTTGTGTGTAAGGATGGAATTGTCCGAGCCACACTGCCAATAGGCCAGAGAGAAGTTCTAATCATGGTAATATTGGGCATCTGCATATTCGGCCTGCTCATCATCATTGCCTGCATCAGGAGATATCACCAGG GTAGAAATACGGAAGCATCTGGCAG GACTTTGCAACAAGGAGCAGCATCCTGTCAGAAACAGGAGAGGTACAAACAGCATAACTTAAAGAAAGCATCTGTTTTAGGAATGATCAAATATCATCACTATATTATACTACTATTGTAA
- the LOC139419466 gene encoding cell adhesion molecule CEACAM21 isoform X1: MMVNWLIFKRNSTEKLLFSRCPLQLVILLLTLSTTTHSGSPEVPGEGIWAILNKPIQFSGSSIPLKLIKTVEWRHKSGNSQTFCLLHKMDGNITNIFPACNGTAHFLSHNKTFVLYSVRAEDEGVYEERVIYKNNTMVSLNISLSIISPPSTLHISVNLSHALLTMTCEVKGSNLSYWWLKDDQPFLTDSRLLLGERNQTLQVNNLTKADCGKYTCLVANKAGLSQGHFQLTDNQSFVCKDGIVRATLPIGQREVLIMVILGICIFGLLIIIACIRRYHQEIRKHLAGLCNKEQHPVRNRRGRRDTPVSENHVYDEIGDEEEQLEQEVVIPLPCVYTDFLPNRKQAEPLKDFGYSTIGPASLSGVAVIEASEQGLECRFQVETA, encoded by the exons ATGATGGTAAACTGGCTGATTTTTAAGAGAAATTCCACAGAAAAACTGTTATTCTCAAGATGTCCCCTCCAACTGGTTATTCTCCTATTGACCTTGAGCACCACAACACATTCAG gcAGTCCTGAAGTCCCAGGAGAAGGTATATGGGCTATATTAAACAAACCCATACAGTTTTCTGGATCCAGTATACCTTTGAAACTAATCAAAACAGTGGAATGGCGTCACAAAAGTGGAAACTCCCAGACATTCTGTCTTCTCCATAAAATGGATGGGAACATCACCAACATATTCCCTGCATGCAATGGCACTGCACACTTCCTTTCCCACAATAAAACCTTTGTTCTATACTCAGTGAGGGCAGAGGATGAAGGTGTCTATGAAGAAAGAGTGATTTATAAGAATAACACTATGGTCTCATTAAATATATCACTGTCAATCATTT ctcctccctccaccctgcaCATCAGCGTAAACTTATCCCACGCGCTGCTAACAATGACCTGTGAGGTCAAGGGGTCAAACCTCTCCTATTGGTGGCTGAAGGATGACCAGCCCTTCCTCACGGATTCCAGATTGTTATTGGGTGAGAGAAACCAAACCTTACAGGTGAACAACCTAACCAAGGCTGACTGTGGGAAATACACCTGCTTGGTGGCCAACAAGGCAGGCCTGTCACAGGGCCACTTCCAACTCACAG ATAACCAATCCTTTGTGTGTAAGGATGGAATTGTCCGAGCCACACTGCCAATAGGCCAGAGAGAAGTTCTAATCATGGTAATATTGGGCATCTGCATATTCGGCCTGCTCATCATCATTGCCTGCATCAGGAGATATCACCAGG AAATACGGAAGCATCTGGCAG GACTTTGCAACAAGGAGCAGCATCCTGTCAGAAACAGGAGAG GAAGGAGAGACACCCCTGTGTCCGAAAATCATGTGTATGATGAGATTGGAGatgaagag GAGCAGCTTGAACAAGAGGTGGTGATCCCATTGCCATGCGTCTACACAGACTTCCTTCCAAACAGAAAACAAGCAGAGCCCCTAAAGGACTTTGGGTACTCCACCATTGGGCCAGCTAGCCTAAGCGGAGTCGCAGTGATCGAGGCAAGCGAACAAGGTCTTGAATGTAGGTTCCAAGTGGAGACAGCGTAG